A DNA window from Desulfovibrio intestinalis contains the following coding sequences:
- a CDS encoding branched-chain amino acid ABC transporter substrate-binding protein, with protein MKALGRLLGALALTLLVPAAALAGDIKIGLMCPLTGKWASEGQDMKNIVSLLADEANAKGGINGRQIKIVVEDDAGDPRTAALAAQKLASAGVVAVIGTYGSAVTEASQNILDEAQLVQIGTGSTSVRLTEKGLPLFFRTCPRDDAQGRAAAEAIVKGGYKSVALLHDNSSYAKGLAEETRAALDKAGVKVAFYDALTPGERDYTAILTKLKSAKPDLVFFTGYYPETGMLLRQKKEMGWPVPMMGGDAANHQDLVKIAGNEAAEGYFFISPPLPQDMDTAEAKAFLDAFKAKYNAVPVSVWAVLAGDAFKVIEAALAAGNDKPEAIAAWLKNLKDMPGLSGSLGFDAKGDRVGEFYRTYVVDGKGVFVLQAK; from the coding sequence ATGAAAGCACTTGGTCGTTTGCTTGGGGCTCTTGCCCTCACCCTGCTGGTGCCTGCGGCAGCTCTTGCCGGAGACATCAAAATCGGCCTCATGTGTCCCCTTACGGGCAAATGGGCCTCTGAAGGGCAGGACATGAAGAACATTGTCAGCCTGCTGGCTGACGAGGCCAATGCCAAGGGCGGCATCAATGGCCGTCAGATCAAGATCGTGGTGGAAGACGACGCGGGCGACCCGCGTACCGCCGCACTGGCCGCGCAGAAACTGGCTTCGGCTGGCGTGGTGGCTGTTATTGGCACTTACGGCTCCGCCGTTACAGAAGCAAGCCAGAACATTCTGGATGAAGCCCAGCTGGTGCAGATCGGCACGGGTTCCACCAGCGTGCGCCTGACGGAAAAGGGCCTGCCCCTTTTCTTCCGCACCTGCCCGCGTGACGACGCGCAGGGCCGCGCTGCGGCTGAAGCCATTGTGAAGGGCGGCTACAAATCTGTGGCGCTGCTGCACGACAATTCTTCCTATGCCAAGGGCCTTGCCGAAGAAACCAGGGCCGCCCTGGACAAGGCTGGCGTCAAGGTGGCCTTTTACGACGCTCTTACCCCCGGAGAGCGCGACTACACGGCCATTCTGACCAAGCTCAAATCTGCCAAGCCCGACCTTGTGTTCTTCACCGGCTATTACCCTGAAACGGGTATGCTGCTGCGCCAGAAGAAAGAAATGGGCTGGCCCGTGCCCATGATGGGCGGCGACGCCGCCAACCATCAGGATCTGGTAAAGATCGCCGGCAATGAAGCGGCTGAAGGCTATTTTTTCATCAGCCCGCCCTTGCCGCAGGATATGGACACTGCTGAAGCCAAGGCTTTTCTTGATGCCTTCAAGGCCAAGTACAACGCCGTGCCCGTTTCTGTGTGGGCCGTGCTGGCTGGCGACGCTTTCAAGGTTATCGAGGCCGCTTTGGCCGCTGGCAACGACAAGCCCGAAGCCATTGCCGCCTGGCTGAAAAACCTCAAGGACATGCCCGGTCTTTCCGGCAGCCTTGGTTTTGACGCCAAGGGCGACCGTGTGGGCGAGTTCTATCGCACCTATGTGGTTGACGGTAAGGGCGTATTTGTCTTGCAGGCCAAGTAA
- a CDS encoding branched-chain amino acid ABC transporter permease has protein sequence MEQFLQQLLNGLAVGGIYALVALGYTMVYGVLKLINFAHGDLFTIGAYLGLTLLVSCNFSGMLNPVLAVLAVFVMVALLVALIGFLLERTAYRPLRNAGRLSAVVSALGASIFFQNAIMLIYGARFYVYPDYLRPDFTVQLFGLAVPGVRLLVIAASVILMLGLWAFIQRSRTGAAIRAVAIDPGAAQLMGINVDRIIGLVFLIGPGLGGAAGLMVGIYYGQIDFTMGWTYGLKAFTAAILGGIGNIPGAMIGGLLLGVIEALAAGYIAIAWKDAIAFFVLILILIIRPTGILGERTADKL, from the coding sequence ATGGAACAGTTTTTACAACAGCTTTTGAATGGTCTTGCCGTGGGCGGTATCTACGCCCTAGTAGCTCTGGGCTACACGATGGTGTACGGCGTGCTGAAGCTTATCAACTTCGCGCACGGCGATCTTTTTACCATTGGCGCCTACCTTGGGCTGACCCTGCTGGTAAGCTGCAATTTTTCCGGGATGCTCAATCCCGTACTGGCTGTATTGGCCGTCTTTGTGATGGTGGCTTTGCTGGTTGCGCTTATCGGTTTTCTTCTGGAGCGCACGGCGTACCGTCCTTTACGCAATGCCGGCCGCCTTTCTGCCGTGGTTTCGGCCCTTGGGGCTTCCATATTTTTCCAGAATGCCATCATGCTCATCTACGGGGCGCGCTTTTACGTCTACCCCGATTATCTCAGGCCCGACTTCACGGTGCAGCTGTTCGGTCTGGCCGTTCCCGGCGTACGCCTGCTGGTCATTGCGGCCAGCGTCATCCTTATGCTTGGGCTTTGGGCTTTTATCCAGCGATCGCGCACAGGCGCGGCCATTCGCGCTGTAGCCATTGACCCCGGCGCTGCGCAGCTTATGGGCATCAACGTGGACCGCATCATCGGTCTGGTATTTCTTATCGGGCCGGGCCTCGGCGGAGCCGCCGGGCTTATGGTGGGCATCTACTACGGGCAGATTGACTTCACCATGGGCTGGACTTACGGCCTCAAGGCATTTACCGCCGCCATCCTTGGCGGCATAGGCAACATCCCCGGAGCCATGATAGGCGGGCTTTTGCTGGGCGTGATAGAGGCTTTGGCCGCAGGCTACATAGCCATCGCCTGGAAGGACGCCATAGCATTTTTTGTGCTCATTCTCATTCTCATCATCCGGCCCACGGGCATTCTGGGCGAGCGCACGGCGGACAAGCTATGA
- a CDS encoding branched-chain amino acid ABC transporter permease encodes MKTEPLRIAVRVALAAVICTLPLFSNAYWTDVCVSIGLYALLSLSLNVILGQSGIFHMGHAAFFAVGAYATAILNTLCQWPIFWTMPVAGAVAALFALLVARPIIHLRGDYLLIVTIGIVEIVRIALINDVFGLTGGANGIFGISRPSFFGFRVVKGIQFYYLVWGMVGVSLLLFYGLWHSRFGRALNYIKEDDVAAEGCGVNVTHYKLMAFVLGAFWAGMAGTLYAAKMTTISPESFSFMESVIIFAVVILSGGSQIGVLISAFLFIGLPELLREFSNARMLIFGLAMMVMMVWRPQGLLPPRRRRYHVGSLVENGSGGDSSGGSDAGAGSSGQLDDAAATGGEQATGGRPA; translated from the coding sequence ATGAAAACAGAGCCATTGCGCATTGCCGTCAGGGTTGCCCTGGCGGCTGTTATCTGTACGCTGCCCCTGTTCAGCAATGCCTATTGGACTGACGTGTGCGTGAGCATCGGCCTTTACGCGCTGCTTTCTCTCTCGCTCAACGTCATCTTGGGGCAGTCGGGCATCTTTCATATGGGGCATGCGGCCTTTTTCGCCGTGGGCGCTTACGCCACCGCCATACTGAATACGCTTTGCCAGTGGCCTATCTTCTGGACCATGCCCGTTGCCGGAGCAGTGGCGGCCCTTTTTGCCCTGCTGGTGGCGCGGCCCATCATCCATTTGCGCGGCGACTATCTGCTTATCGTCACCATCGGCATTGTGGAAATTGTGCGCATCGCCCTTATCAACGACGTTTTCGGTCTTACTGGCGGGGCCAACGGCATTTTCGGCATCAGCCGCCCCAGTTTTTTTGGCTTCAGGGTAGTCAAGGGCATACAGTTCTATTATCTGGTCTGGGGAATGGTGGGCGTGAGCCTGCTGCTTTTCTATGGCCTGTGGCATTCGCGCTTTGGCCGCGCCCTGAACTACATCAAGGAAGATGACGTGGCCGCCGAAGGCTGCGGGGTCAACGTCACCCACTACAAGCTTATGGCCTTTGTGCTGGGCGCGTTTTGGGCAGGCATGGCCGGAACGCTGTACGCCGCAAAAATGACGACCATTTCGCCGGAATCTTTCAGCTTTATGGAATCCGTCATTATTTTTGCGGTGGTTATTCTTTCGGGCGGCAGCCAGATTGGCGTGCTTATCAGCGCGTTTCTTTTCATCGGCCTGCCGGAACTGCTGCGCGAATTTTCCAACGCCCGCATGCTTATTTTTGGTCTGGCCATGATGGTCATGATGGTCTGGCGGCCTCAGGGGCTGCTGCCGCCGCGCCGCCGCCGCTATCATGTAGGTTCTCTTGTGGAGAACGGCTCCGGCGGCGATTCCAGTGGCGGGTCTGATGCTGGGGCTGGCTCCAGCGGCCAGCTTGATGACGCTGCTGCCACAGGCGGCGAACAGGCCACTGGCGGGAGGCCCGCATGA
- a CDS encoding ABC transporter ATP-binding protein, which yields MSLLRLQEVTKVFGGLVAVNDLTFSVDAGSVVGLIGPNGAGKTTVFNCITGNYTPEKGRIFFDGEPVSGLRPHKVVELGIARTFQSIRLFGKLSVLENVLAGRHCRMKSGMLSCMLHLPWQRREERAAVARCMEELRFVGLADRHAEAAGGLSYGNQRLLEIARALASDPRLLILDEPAGGMNDQETAALVDTIAAIRDRGITVLLIEHDMRLVMKICEKLVVLEHGTMIAQGEPDAVRRNPAVVEAYLGVEDEKW from the coding sequence ATGAGTCTTTTGCGCTTGCAGGAAGTGACCAAGGTCTTTGGCGGCCTTGTGGCTGTAAATGACCTGACCTTCAGTGTGGACGCGGGCAGCGTGGTGGGGCTTATCGGCCCCAACGGCGCAGGCAAGACCACGGTGTTCAACTGCATTACAGGCAACTACACGCCGGAAAAAGGCCGTATCTTTTTTGACGGCGAGCCTGTGTCGGGACTGCGCCCGCACAAGGTGGTGGAGCTGGGCATTGCCCGCACCTTCCAGAGCATCCGTCTGTTCGGCAAGCTGTCTGTGTTGGAAAATGTTCTGGCCGGGCGGCATTGCCGCATGAAATCTGGCATGTTGTCCTGCATGCTGCATCTGCCCTGGCAGCGCCGTGAAGAACGCGCCGCCGTGGCCCGCTGTATGGAAGAATTGCGCTTTGTGGGCCTGGCTGACCGCCATGCTGAAGCCGCAGGCGGGCTTTCTTACGGCAACCAGCGTTTGCTCGAAATCGCCCGCGCTCTGGCATCGGACCCGCGCCTGCTCATCCTTGATGAGCCAGCGGGCGGCATGAATGATCAGGAAACCGCCGCGCTGGTTGATACCATTGCGGCCATACGCGACAGGGGCATTACCGTGCTGCTTATTGAGCATGATATGCGCCTGGTCATGAAGATTTGTGAAAAACTTGTGGTGCTGGAACACGGCACCATGATAGCCCAGGGCGAGCCTGATGCCGTGCGCCGTAATCCGGCGGTGGTTGAGGCCTACCTGGGCGTAGAAGACGAAAAGTGGTAA
- a CDS encoding ABC transporter ATP-binding protein codes for MSLLQLSNIRVSYGSVEVLHGIDLRVEEGEIVTILGANGAGKSTTLLSISGLVRPASGEILFEGQDLLRLPSHKVVGLGIAQSPEGRRVFGVMSVLENLRLGAFCIEDKTRSERTLEWIFDLFPRLLERKDQLAGTLSGGEQQMLAIGRALMAEPRLLLLDEPSLGLAPLLVRSIFETVRAINKRGVTVLLVEQNARAALKLASRGYVLEVGKVVMEDKAQSLLNNASVREAYLGG; via the coding sequence ATGTCCCTGCTGCAACTGTCGAATATACGGGTTAGCTATGGCAGCGTCGAAGTGCTGCACGGCATTGACCTGCGGGTGGAAGAGGGCGAGATCGTCACCATTCTCGGAGCCAACGGTGCTGGTAAAAGCACCACGCTGCTTTCCATAAGCGGCCTTGTGCGCCCAGCCTCTGGCGAGATTCTTTTTGAAGGGCAGGATCTGCTGCGTCTGCCGAGCCACAAGGTCGTGGGGTTGGGCATTGCCCAGTCGCCCGAAGGACGCCGGGTTTTCGGCGTCATGAGCGTGCTTGAAAATTTGCGCCTCGGTGCTTTTTGCATTGAAGACAAGACCCGCAGCGAACGCACCCTTGAATGGATATTCGACCTTTTTCCGCGTCTTCTTGAGCGCAAGGACCAGCTTGCGGGCACGCTTTCTGGCGGCGAACAGCAGATGCTGGCTATCGGGCGCGCGCTTATGGCAGAACCACGTCTGCTGCTGCTTGACGAACCCTCCCTTGGATTGGCTCCTCTGCTGGTGCGTTCCATCTTTGAAACCGTGCGGGCCATCAACAAGCGCGGCGTGACTGTATTGCTGGTGGAGCAGAATGCCCGTGCGGCCCTGAAGCTGGCATCGCGCGGCTACGTGCTTGAAGTGGGCAAGGTGGTTATGGAAGACAAGGCACAGAGCCTGCTGAACAATGCCAGCGTGCGTGAAGCCTATCTCGGCGGTTAA
- a CDS encoding dihydrodipicolinate reductase — protein MSKLRIAQYGCGKMSRYSMRYVYEKGAEIVAAFDVNPAVMGQDIGSIMGCENKGVIVQDASQACKVLAELKPDACLVTTMSLLRDLKEPLMACARSGVNAITICEEAIYPINSSPALTREIDELAKKTGCTICGTGYQDVFWGNLITTLAGAMHTIRKIRGRSSYNVEDYGIALAKAHGAGLDLEAFEKDIASADNIPESERKALIEKGEFLPSYMWNVNGWLAARLGLTVTSQTQKCVPMTHSTELKSDTLGMTIPAGRATGMSAVVTTETQEGITIESECIGKVYAPGEVDRNDWTLMGEPDTQVVITKPSTVELTCATLVNRIPDLINAAPGYVTTDQMPVNSYRVKPLDYYVKK, from the coding sequence ATGAGCAAGTTACGGATAGCCCAATATGGTTGCGGGAAAATGTCTCGATATTCAATGCGCTATGTCTACGAAAAAGGCGCGGAAATTGTAGCCGCCTTTGACGTGAACCCAGCTGTTATGGGCCAGGATATCGGCTCCATAATGGGCTGCGAAAACAAGGGCGTCATTGTTCAGGACGCATCACAGGCGTGCAAGGTGCTTGCGGAACTCAAGCCCGACGCCTGCCTTGTTACCACCATGAGCCTTTTGCGCGACCTCAAAGAGCCCCTCATGGCCTGCGCGCGAAGCGGCGTTAACGCCATCACCATATGCGAAGAGGCCATTTATCCCATCAATTCTTCACCAGCCCTCACCCGCGAGATAGACGAGCTGGCAAAAAAGACCGGCTGCACCATATGCGGCACGGGATATCAGGATGTTTTCTGGGGCAACCTCATTACCACTCTGGCCGGGGCCATGCACACCATCAGAAAAATCCGCGGCAGGTCCAGCTATAATGTGGAAGATTACGGCATCGCGCTGGCCAAGGCGCACGGCGCTGGCCTTGACCTGGAAGCCTTTGAAAAAGACATCGCCTCGGCTGACAATATCCCCGAATCCGAGCGCAAGGCTCTTATAGAAAAGGGCGAATTTCTGCCCTCCTATATGTGGAACGTCAACGGCTGGCTGGCGGCCCGCCTGGGCCTTACTGTCACGAGCCAGACGCAGAAATGCGTGCCCATGACCCATTCGACCGAGCTGAAATCCGACACGCTGGGAATGACCATTCCCGCCGGGCGCGCCACGGGCATGTCTGCCGTGGTCACTACCGAGACGCAGGAAGGCATTACCATTGAGAGTGAATGCATCGGCAAGGTCTACGCCCCCGGCGAAGTGGACCGCAACGACTGGACCCTGATGGGCGAACCGGACACCCAGGTTGTCATTACCAAACCTTCCACCGTGGAACTGACCTGCGCCACGCTGGTGAACCGCATTCCCGACCTCATCAATGCGGCGCCCGGCTATGTGACAACTGACCAGATGCCCGTGAACAGCTACCGGGTGAAGCCTCTGGATTATTACGTCAAAAAATAA
- a CDS encoding DMT family transporter → MLQNNDGQNSTQNTAVYPQPGNAAEKSLRPAQAVAHTKGQRWERYAVGVLFSVIWSSAFIAGKVTVMEMGPFTTLFYRFVLTVLVLLPLCGKKLLGPKGKQAMLAGILLGLLNNVAYLGLNFSALQRLPPSWVVIVVSCAPFMTMTMAALRGQESFDKGKLLGFAIAFTGVVIMVGITGLHAGAALGLVMTVGATLAFSAGAVLFRGKYDDLPLLPVNFWMSVCAMLCFAPAAFMTEASPLQLTWHAQIALIWLVVVSLTGMALWLLLIRTQGPSMAASYNLLNPLSGLALSALILGTDIGVQDAAGAAAIVAGLYVALRPRQGKIKA, encoded by the coding sequence ATGCTTCAGAACAACGACGGACAAAATAGTACTCAGAACACCGCTGTATATCCTCAGCCCGGCAATGCAGCGGAGAAAAGCCTGCGCCCGGCACAGGCTGTGGCCCACACCAAAGGGCAGCGCTGGGAACGCTATGCGGTGGGAGTGCTTTTCAGCGTCATATGGAGTTCAGCTTTCATAGCGGGCAAGGTCACAGTTATGGAAATGGGGCCGTTTACCACCCTGTTCTACCGTTTTGTACTGACAGTGCTGGTGCTTCTGCCTCTGTGCGGGAAAAAGCTGTTGGGGCCCAAGGGCAAACAGGCCATGCTGGCCGGAATACTTCTTGGCCTGCTCAATAACGTCGCGTACCTGGGCCTGAATTTTTCAGCTCTGCAAAGGCTGCCCCCCTCATGGGTCGTCATTGTGGTTTCCTGTGCTCCATTCATGACAATGACAATGGCAGCCTTGCGTGGGCAGGAATCTTTCGACAAGGGAAAGCTGCTGGGCTTTGCCATCGCCTTTACGGGCGTGGTCATTATGGTCGGCATTACGGGTCTGCACGCTGGCGCGGCCCTTGGCCTTGTTATGACGGTTGGCGCTACACTGGCCTTTTCGGCAGGCGCGGTGCTGTTTCGCGGCAAGTATGACGACCTGCCCCTGCTTCCCGTGAATTTCTGGATGTCCGTCTGCGCCATGCTCTGCTTCGCCCCCGCTGCCTTCATGACGGAGGCCAGCCCCCTGCAGCTCACATGGCACGCGCAAATCGCGCTGATATGGCTGGTGGTGGTCAGTCTGACAGGCATGGCCTTGTGGCTGCTGCTCATACGCACGCAAGGCCCGTCTATGGCAGCTTCGTATAATCTGCTCAACCCGCTTTCAGGGCTGGCGCTTTCTGCCCTGATTCTGGGTACTGACATTGGTGTTCAGGATGCCGCCGGGGCTGCGGCCATTGTTGCGGGACTGTATGTGGCGCTGCGGCCACGACAAGGCAAAATAAAGGCGTGA
- a CDS encoding LysR family transcriptional regulator has translation MLPDVSTLSQSRAITLEHLRAFTVVAHCRSFQKAGVKLCRSQSAVTQAVKRLEAQLNCTLLYRSHGHVAGLTPEGERILPEIVDVLLRLEHVIQAGRRPELKGRIQVGIPPSFSAVELQGAVARLLALNPGLQIGIISDMSSDLEQMLAEGSLDVALINQYRFDDGTLPQGMFQELCRQPLLWLCNAQKVVNHAGEIPLLTYSAGSPWRTAAVDALDQAGLAYNFAYVSASYESLCSSLLAGFGVTVLPGWDIDERFCIVDGSYGLPTLPVVRTVLKSRSQSTVVQQFCDFIAGLPFFVRAREHSP, from the coding sequence ATGCTTCCAGACGTGTCGACCCTGTCGCAAAGCCGGGCCATTACGCTTGAGCATCTGCGTGCCTTTACAGTTGTTGCCCACTGCCGCAGTTTTCAAAAGGCGGGCGTGAAGCTGTGCCGCAGCCAGTCGGCAGTCACCCAGGCCGTGAAAAGGCTGGAAGCGCAGCTTAACTGCACACTGCTGTATCGCAGTCATGGCCATGTAGCGGGCCTCACGCCCGAGGGCGAGCGCATTCTGCCGGAAATTGTCGATGTTCTCTTGCGGTTGGAGCACGTTATTCAGGCAGGCAGAAGGCCAGAGCTTAAGGGGCGCATTCAGGTTGGCATTCCGCCCAGCTTCAGCGCGGTCGAACTGCAAGGAGCCGTTGCCCGCCTGCTGGCCCTGAATCCGGGTTTGCAAATAGGCATCATATCAGACATGTCCAGCGATCTTGAACAGATGCTGGCCGAGGGAAGTCTGGATGTGGCCCTTATCAACCAGTACAGGTTTGATGACGGCACGCTGCCGCAAGGAATGTTTCAGGAACTCTGCCGCCAGCCATTGCTGTGGCTGTGCAATGCGCAGAAAGTCGTGAACCATGCCGGGGAAATTCCTTTGCTCACCTACTCGGCGGGAAGCCCCTGGCGCACCGCTGCTGTGGATGCACTGGATCAGGCAGGCCTTGCCTACAACTTTGCCTATGTAAGTGCATCTTATGAAAGTTTGTGCAGCTCCTTGCTGGCGGGATTTGGAGTTACTGTCTTGCCGGGATGGGATATCGACGAGCGTTTTTGCATTGTTGATGGCAGTTACGGTTTGCCTACCCTGCCTGTGGTTCGCACGGTGCTCAAAAGCCGTTCACAGAGCACAGTTGTGCAGCAGTTTTGCGATTTTATCGCCGGATTGCCGTTTTTTGTGCGCGCCAGAGAGCACAGCCCCTAG
- a CDS encoding MipA/OmpV family protein: MKNTVLGRLILLTLLTFTLCEPVAIMAQEAWEEHPADAAAQADKWGFNAGAGATLRTSEYKGIDSLGSPLPLIGYEGKWLYLRGLSGGVHVYRDRYQEFNVQVSYLPQSFYASWSDNDRMKRLDDRYSSLMAGLNYTLRTQYGQASATVSTDVLGVNNGVMADVSYAYPVRFENVMITPAVGVQWTDSNYNDYYYSISSSESRSSGFKEYSPESAFSPYAGLTMRMLLTEDWSIIASAKALFLGNEITDSPMVERTTTYSFSAGLLYAF; the protein is encoded by the coding sequence ATGAAAAATACCGTGTTGGGCAGGTTGATCCTGCTTACTCTGCTGACTTTCACCCTGTGCGAGCCTGTTGCCATTATGGCTCAGGAAGCCTGGGAGGAACATCCTGCTGATGCAGCAGCGCAGGCCGACAAATGGGGCTTCAACGCCGGCGCTGGTGCAACGCTGCGCACTTCGGAATACAAAGGCATCGATTCATTGGGGTCGCCGCTGCCCCTGATCGGTTATGAAGGCAAGTGGTTGTATTTGCGTGGCTTGAGCGGCGGCGTGCATGTTTATAGAGACCGCTATCAGGAATTCAACGTACAGGTCTCCTACCTGCCGCAAAGTTTCTATGCGTCCTGGAGCGACAACGACAGGATGAAGCGTCTGGATGACCGTTATTCTTCGTTGATGGCCGGGTTGAACTACACATTGCGCACGCAGTACGGTCAAGCTTCCGCCACGGTGTCCACCGATGTGCTGGGCGTAAACAACGGCGTCATGGCCGATGTTTCATACGCCTATCCCGTGCGGTTCGAGAATGTCATGATCACCCCCGCCGTGGGTGTGCAGTGGACGGACAGCAACTATAACGACTATTACTACAGCATCAGCTCCAGCGAATCCCGCTCCAGCGGCTTTAAGGAATACAGCCCTGAAAGCGCCTTTTCGCCCTACGCCGGGCTGACCATGCGGATGCTTCTTACCGAAGACTGGAGCATCATTGCCAGTGCCAAGGCGTTGTTTCTCGGCAATGAAATTACCGACAGCCCAATGGTGGAACGCACCACAACGTATTCCTTCAGCGCGGGCCTGTTGTACGCCTTTTAA
- a CDS encoding phosphoglycerate kinase translates to MPIKKMQDLDLTGKTVVIREDLNVPMKDGVITNDKRIRAALPTIRLALQKGAGVILLSHLGRPTEGQYDAQFSLAPVAESLAKQLGQPVALAKTLEEAKVQPGQVTLLENVRFLPGEKKNDPQLAEKLAGLGDVYVMDAFGAAHRAHASTEGAIRVAKVACAGPLLQAELEAFDKVLDNPARPLIAIIGGAKVSTKLNLLENLLNKVDVLIVGGGIANTFLAAAGYMVGKSLYEEDLVPEAKKVMELAKTLNKELPLPVDVITAEELAPGQRAMLHAVGDVPGDQMILDIGPETLNLYEKYLAKAATVVWNGPVGAFEIDPFGDGTKALAEYLGDSKAFVVVGGGDSVAAVEKYGLADRMGYISTGGGASLELLEGKKLPSVAALEDRA, encoded by the coding sequence ATGCCCATAAAGAAGATGCAGGATCTGGATCTCACAGGCAAAACCGTTGTCATTCGCGAAGACCTCAATGTGCCAATGAAGGACGGCGTCATCACCAATGACAAGCGCATCCGCGCGGCCTTGCCCACCATCAGGCTGGCGCTGCAAAAAGGCGCGGGCGTTATTCTTCTTTCACACCTGGGCCGCCCCACTGAAGGACAGTACGACGCGCAGTTCTCTCTGGCCCCTGTTGCCGAAAGCCTTGCAAAACAGCTGGGGCAACCTGTGGCGCTTGCCAAAACTCTGGAAGAAGCCAAGGTGCAACCCGGTCAGGTGACCCTGCTGGAAAATGTGCGCTTTCTTCCTGGTGAAAAGAAAAATGATCCCCAGCTGGCTGAAAAACTGGCAGGCCTTGGCGATGTCTATGTGATGGACGCCTTTGGCGCTGCCCATCGGGCCCATGCCTCCACTGAGGGCGCCATTCGCGTGGCCAAGGTAGCCTGCGCCGGGCCTCTGCTTCAGGCAGAACTGGAAGCCTTTGACAAGGTACTTGATAACCCCGCCCGCCCCCTGATTGCCATCATTGGCGGAGCCAAGGTTTCCACCAAGCTCAACCTGCTTGAAAACCTGCTGAACAAGGTTGACGTGCTCATCGTGGGCGGCGGCATTGCCAACACGTTTCTGGCTGCGGCTGGCTATATGGTAGGGAAGTCCCTGTACGAAGAAGATCTTGTGCCCGAAGCCAAAAAAGTTATGGAACTGGCCAAGACCCTCAACAAGGAACTTCCCCTGCCCGTTGACGTAATCACCGCCGAGGAGCTTGCCCCCGGCCAGCGTGCCATGCTGCATGCCGTGGGCGACGTGCCGGGCGACCAGATGATACTGGACATCGGCCCCGAAACCCTGAACCTGTATGAAAAATACCTGGCCAAAGCCGCCACCGTGGTGTGGAACGGCCCCGTGGGCGCTTTTGAAATCGACCCCTTTGGCGACGGAACCAAGGCGCTGGCCGAATATCTGGGCGACTCCAAGGCTTTTGTGGTTGTTGGTGGCGGCGACAGTGTGGCCGCTGTTGAAAAGTACGGTCTGGCTGACCGTATGGGCTATATCTCTACTGGCGGCGGCGCTTCGCTGGAGCTGCTGGAGGGCAAAAAGCTGCCTTCCGTAGCTGCTCTGGAAGACCGGGCCTAG